A stretch of Lactuca sativa cultivar Salinas chromosome 6, Lsat_Salinas_v11, whole genome shotgun sequence DNA encodes these proteins:
- the LOC111908935 gene encoding cytochrome c oxidase subunit 6b-1, with amino-acid sequence MAESDKANSLSEDYLLKDIEEKLKVESEPEEKSAVVAAPVESTVDGNAPTSEDISSQSSDSEEENVSGPPPVADEDVTDPTPTEETTETVDEGDTQNETPEIKLETAPGDYRFPTTNQSRHCFTRYVEYHRCVAAKGEDASECDKFAKYYRSLCPGEWVDRWNEQRENGTFPGPL; translated from the exons ATGGCGGAATCCGATAAGGCCAACTCTCTGTCTGAG GATTATCTGCTCAAGGATATAGAAGAGAAGCTGAAGGTGGAGAGTGAACCTGAGGAGAAGAGTGCTGTAGTTGCTGCCCCTGTTGAGTCTACAGTTGACGGAAATGCCCCTACATCTGAAGATATCAGCAGCCAGAGTTCTGATTCTGAAGAAGAAAACGTGAGTGGGCCCCCTCCAGTTGCTGACGAGGATGTCACCGACCCCACTCCAACTGAAGAAACCACTGAAACTGTTGATGAAGGAGACACCCAAAACGAAACCCCAGAGATTAAG ctgGAGACAGCACCTGGAGATTATCGTTTTCCAACTACAAATCAAAGCAGGCATTGCTTTACCCGATATGTTGAGTACCACAG GTGTGTGGCTGCGAAAGGAGAAGATGCGTCTGAATGTGATAAGTTTGCAAAGTATTATCGCTCACTTTGCCCTGGCGAATGG GTAGACAGATGGAATGAGCAAAGGGAGAATGGGACCTTCCCGGGTCCTCTCTAA
- the LOC111908923 gene encoding uncharacterized protein LOC111908923, producing the protein MALGLLLGIGRAYRRKRTSSLNILTSKTGPRDYYKGKNCKPTGFHTRKGGYVVVQEKLPNYVVPDLTDFKLKPYVSQCANTTDAAASST; encoded by the exons ATGGCTTTGGGATTATTACTTGGAATAGGTCGAGCATATAGAAGGAAACGAACATCTTCACTCAACATTCTCACTTCAAAAACAGGTCCTCGTGATTACTACAAGGGCAAAAACTGTAAACCAACTGGTTTTCACACACGCAAAG GTGGTTATGTTGTGGTGCAAGAGAAGCTACCCAACTATGTGGTTCCAGATTTGACTGATTTCAAG CTGAAGCCATATGTTTCCCAATGTGCTAATACAACAGATGCTGCTGCTTCTTCAACTTAA